The following proteins are co-located in the Desulfofundulus luciae genome:
- a CDS encoding dodecin family protein, with protein sequence MHIRVSELVGESPNGWKAAVQAAVDEASKTISDIVGVEVVNLTANVQNGRVVEYKANVKVAHRG encoded by the coding sequence ATGCATATCAGGGTTTCGGAATTAGTAGGTGAGTCGCCCAACGGATGGAAAGCTGCAGTCCAGGCGGCCGTGGACGAAGCCTCCAAGACCATCAGCGATATTGTAGGCGTGGAAGTGGTCAACCTGACCGCCAATGTGCAAAACGGTCGGGTTGTCGAGTACAAGGCCAATGTAAAGGTTGCCCACCGGGGTTAG